One Urocitellus parryii isolate mUroPar1 chromosome 9, mUroPar1.hap1, whole genome shotgun sequence DNA segment encodes these proteins:
- the Mpv17l gene encoding mpv17-like protein isoform X2, translated as MAGWWRALPRAAQRYPWPTNVLLYAGLFSAGDALQQRLRGGPADWRQTRRVATLAVTFHANFNYVWLRVLERALPGRAPRVVLTKVLCDQLFGGPIALSAFYVDRSDVLAFCTADQLRPGSRPLEDSLHWTLWFPLGHLPLLFPAEWRWHFAVGIRLPSQKRGRCGRKAPREVRRQGPP; from the exons ATGGCTGGATGGTGGCGGGCACTGCCGCGCGCGGCCCAGCGCTACCCGTGGCCCACCAACGTCCTGCTCTACGCCGGGCTCTTCTCGGCCGGCGACGCGCTCCAGCAGCGGCTGCGGGGCGGCCCGGCAGACTGGCGCCAGACGCGGCGCGTGGCCACCCTGGCCGTGACCTTCCACGCCAACTTCAACTACGTGTGGCTGCGCGTGCTGGAGCGCGCGCTGCCCGGCCGTGCGCCGCGCGTGGTCCTGACCAAGGTGCTGTGCGACCAGCTGTTCGGAGGGCCCATCGCCCTCTCGGCCTTCTATGTCG ACAGGTCTGATGTACTGGCCTTTTGTACAG CTGACCAACTTCGGCCTGGTTCCCGTCCACTGGAGGACAGCTTACACTGGACTCTGTGGTTTCCTCTGGGCCACCTTCCTCTGCTTTTCCCAGCAGAGTGGCGATGGCACTTTGCAGTCGGCATTCGCCTTCCTTCACAGAAAAGAGGCCGATGTGGGAGGAAGGCGCCCAGGGAAGTGAGGAGGCAGGGCCCCCCTTAA
- the Mpv17l gene encoding mpv17-like protein isoform X3, protein MSILQEKDDVLLDLKQKFWNTYKTGLMYWPFVQLTNFGLVPVHWRTAYTGLCGFLWATFLCFSQQSGDGTLQSAFAFLHRKEADVGGRRPGK, encoded by the exons ATGAGCATTCTTCAGGAAAAGGATGACGTACTTTTGGACCTGAAACAGAAATTTTGGAACACGTATAAG ACAGGTCTGATGTACTGGCCTTTTGTACAG CTGACCAACTTCGGCCTGGTTCCCGTCCACTGGAGGACAGCTTACACTGGACTCTGTGGTTTCCTCTGGGCCACCTTCCTCTGCTTTTCCCAGCAGAGTGGCGATGGCACTTTGCAGTCGGCATTCGCCTTCCTTCACAGAAAAGAGGCCGATGTGGGAGGAAGGCGCCCAGGGAAGTGA
- the Mpv17l gene encoding mpv17-like protein isoform X1, with amino-acid sequence MAGWWRALPRAAQRYPWPTNVLLYAGLFSAGDALQQRLRGGPADWRQTRRVATLAVTFHANFNYVWLRVLERALPGRAPRVVLTKVLCDQLFGGPIALSAFYVGMSILQEKDDVLLDLKQKFWNTYKTGLMYWPFVQLTNFGLVPVHWRTAYTGLCGFLWATFLCFSQQSGDGTLQSAFAFLHRKEADVGGRRPGK; translated from the exons ATGGCTGGATGGTGGCGGGCACTGCCGCGCGCGGCCCAGCGCTACCCGTGGCCCACCAACGTCCTGCTCTACGCCGGGCTCTTCTCGGCCGGCGACGCGCTCCAGCAGCGGCTGCGGGGCGGCCCGGCAGACTGGCGCCAGACGCGGCGCGTGGCCACCCTGGCCGTGACCTTCCACGCCAACTTCAACTACGTGTGGCTGCGCGTGCTGGAGCGCGCGCTGCCCGGCCGTGCGCCGCGCGTGGTCCTGACCAAGGTGCTGTGCGACCAGCTGTTCGGAGGGCCCATCGCCCTCTCGGCCTTCTATGTCG GTATGAGCATTCTTCAGGAAAAGGATGACGTACTTTTGGACCTGAAACAGAAATTTTGGAACACGTATAAG ACAGGTCTGATGTACTGGCCTTTTGTACAG CTGACCAACTTCGGCCTGGTTCCCGTCCACTGGAGGACAGCTTACACTGGACTCTGTGGTTTCCTCTGGGCCACCTTCCTCTGCTTTTCCCAGCAGAGTGGCGATGGCACTTTGCAGTCGGCATTCGCCTTCCTTCACAGAAAAGAGGCCGATGTGGGAGGAAGGCGCCCAGGGAAGTGA